One genomic region from Clarias gariepinus isolate MV-2021 ecotype Netherlands chromosome 22, CGAR_prim_01v2, whole genome shotgun sequence encodes:
- the eif4ba gene encoding eukaryotic translation initiation factor 4Ba isoform X1, producing the protein MAASAKKKGKKGKTLTLTDFLAEDSGGNAVPSYTPSKPTSWADETDDLEGDVTTSWHTEEDAYRAPPIDRSILPTAPRAAREPNVDRSRLPRCPPYTAFLGNLPYDVTEDSIKSFFHGLSISAVRLPREPSNPERLKGFGYAEFDDVESLLRALSLNEENLGNRRIRVDIADQSNEKERDDRSMSGRDRNRSIDMGPDKTDSDWRARPSADADEGPRRDDAYGERSRDRYDSDRYRDGPRRDTERYDSGRDRYRERYDDRDRRDFDRGFDSRGGGRRPFGSGFRRDYDDRRDDYRGSGDRYGDRYGDRYGDRDDRYERRDERRDERREDRGPTQRPKLNLKPRSVPKEEDKSSAPSATSGRSASIFGGAKPVDTAAKEREVEERLKKEQERLQRQLEEDKGRGPERKPRERHPSWRSEDQATERSRTGSESSQPGTTTSRGSRRRESERSLENEVFSGREDEPPSPGSQSSSSKQDGLPLKVVPAPPPKENAWAKRSAMSSGSSDHEVKSGPSKSSTSSGDERVPQKVKDENREDHPRRGRGGATALTAGKDRRKETDRKDVRRERDLRPAPGPKKYEEPPSPKFSSASKYAALLMDGEQGDDTEENGE; encoded by the exons ATGGCGGCTTCAG CTAAGAAGAAGGGAAAGAAGGGGAAGACCCTCACCCTAACTGATTTCTTAGCCGAGGACAGTGGGGGCAATGCTGTACCAAGTTACACCCCCTCAAAACCTACCAGCTGGGCAGATGAGACTGATGATCTGGAGGGAGACG TTACTACGTCCTGGCACACGGAGGAGGATGCGTATCGTGCACCACCCATTGATCGCTCCATCCTGCCTACAGCGCCCCGCGCTGCCCGCGAACCCAATGTAGACCGCTCACGTCTGCCGCGTTGCCCTCCATACACGGCCTTCCTGGGCAACCTGCCCTATGATGTGACAGAAGACTCCATTAAGAGCTTTTTCCACGGACTCAGT ATAAGTGCAGTGCGTCTCCCACGAGAACCCAGTAACCCGGAGCGACTGAAGGGCTTTGGCTATGCAGAGTTTGACGATGTGGAGTCTCTGCTACGTGCACTTAGTCTCAATGAGGAg AACTTGGGGAATCGTCGCATTCGTGTTGATATTGCAGATCAATCCAACGAGAAAG AGAGGGACGACCGTTCAATGTCAGGTCGAGACCGTAATCGTAGCATTGACATGGGACCAGACAAAACTGACTCAGACTGGCGAGCCCGGCCAAGTGCCGACGCGGATGAAGGGCCACGCAGGGACGATGCCTATGGAGAAA GATCCCGAGATCGCTACGACTCTGACAGGTACCGCGATGGCCCTCGTCGGGACACTGAGCGCTACGACAGTGGCAGAGACCGATACCGCGAACGCTATGATGACCGGGACCGCAGAGACTTTGATAGAG GTTTTGACTCTCGTGGTGGAGGGCGTCGTCCATTCGGCAGTGGCTTCCGGCGTGACTATGACGACCGGCGGGATGACTATCGTGGCAGTGGAGATCGGTATGGAGATCGCTATGGGGATCGCTATGGTGACCGTGATGACAGATATGAGAGACGGGACGAGAGACGCGACGAGAGACGCGAGGACCGAG GCCCTACTCAAAGGCCCAAGTTAAACCTGAAGCCACGTAGTGTTCCAAAGGAGGAGGACAAGAGCAGCGCCCCTTCTGCCACCTCTGGTCGATCAGCTTCCATCTTCGGAGGAGCCAAACCAGTCGATACAGCTGCTAAGGAGCGGGAGGTGGAGGAGAGACTGAAGAAAGAGCAGGAAAGGCTGCAGAGACAGCTGGAAGAGGACAAGGGAAGAGGACCTGAGCGCAAGCCCAGGGAGAG GCATCCCAGTTGGCGAAGTGAGGACCAAGCAACAGAACGCTCACGAACAGGAAGCGAGTCATCACAACCAGGAACCACCACCAGCAGAG GCTCAAGACGCAGAGAAAGTGAGCGTTCCTTGGAGAACGAGGTTTTCAGTGGGCGTGAGGATGAGCCACCTTCTCCAGGGAGCCAATCCTCATCATCCAAGCAGGATGGGCTCCCCCTGAAAGTGGTCCCAGCTCCGCCCCCTAAAGAGAATGCCTGGGCGAAGAGAAGTGCCATGAGCAGTGGCTCTTCTGATCATGAGGTGAAATCCGGTCCTTCCAAAAG CTCTACAAGCTCGGGTGATGAGAGAGTTCCCCAAAAAGTCAAAG ATGAGAATAGAGAAGATCATCCACGTCGGGGCCGTGGGGGGGCTACAGCTCTGACAGCAGGGAAAGACCGGcgcaaagagacagacag AAAGGACGTCAGAAGAGAGCGAGATCTCAGACCAGCACCAGGGCCAAAGAAATATGAGGAACCTCCTAGTCCT
- the eif4ba gene encoding eukaryotic translation initiation factor 4Ba isoform X2, translating into MAASAKKKGKKGKTLTLTDFLAEDSGGNAVPSYTPSKPTSWADETDDLEGDVTTSWHTEEDAYRAPPIDRSILPTAPRAAREPNVDRSRLPRCPPYTAFLGNLPYDVTEDSIKSFFHGLSISAVRLPREPSNPERLKGFGYAEFDDVESLLRALSLNEENLGNRRIRVDIADQSNEKERDDRSMSGRDRNRSIDMGPDKTDSDWRARPSADADEGPRRDDAYGERSRDRYDSDRYRDGPRRDTERYDSGRDRYRERYDDRDRRDFDRGFDSRGGGRRPFGSGFRRDYDDRRDDYRGSGDRYGDRYGDRYGDRDDRYERRDERRDERREDRGPTQRPKLNLKPRSVPKEEDKSSAPSATSGRSASIFGGAKPVDTAAKEREVEERLKKEQERLQRQLEEDKGRGPERKPRERHPSWRSEDQATERSRTGSESSQPGTTTSRGSRRRESERSLENEVFSGREDEPPSPGSQSSSSKQDGLPLKVVPAPPPKENAWAKRSAMSSGSSDHEVKSGPSKSSTSSGDERVPQKVKDENREDHPRRGRGGATALTAGKDRRKETDRSSAQPVNTQPY; encoded by the exons ATGGCGGCTTCAG CTAAGAAGAAGGGAAAGAAGGGGAAGACCCTCACCCTAACTGATTTCTTAGCCGAGGACAGTGGGGGCAATGCTGTACCAAGTTACACCCCCTCAAAACCTACCAGCTGGGCAGATGAGACTGATGATCTGGAGGGAGACG TTACTACGTCCTGGCACACGGAGGAGGATGCGTATCGTGCACCACCCATTGATCGCTCCATCCTGCCTACAGCGCCCCGCGCTGCCCGCGAACCCAATGTAGACCGCTCACGTCTGCCGCGTTGCCCTCCATACACGGCCTTCCTGGGCAACCTGCCCTATGATGTGACAGAAGACTCCATTAAGAGCTTTTTCCACGGACTCAGT ATAAGTGCAGTGCGTCTCCCACGAGAACCCAGTAACCCGGAGCGACTGAAGGGCTTTGGCTATGCAGAGTTTGACGATGTGGAGTCTCTGCTACGTGCACTTAGTCTCAATGAGGAg AACTTGGGGAATCGTCGCATTCGTGTTGATATTGCAGATCAATCCAACGAGAAAG AGAGGGACGACCGTTCAATGTCAGGTCGAGACCGTAATCGTAGCATTGACATGGGACCAGACAAAACTGACTCAGACTGGCGAGCCCGGCCAAGTGCCGACGCGGATGAAGGGCCACGCAGGGACGATGCCTATGGAGAAA GATCCCGAGATCGCTACGACTCTGACAGGTACCGCGATGGCCCTCGTCGGGACACTGAGCGCTACGACAGTGGCAGAGACCGATACCGCGAACGCTATGATGACCGGGACCGCAGAGACTTTGATAGAG GTTTTGACTCTCGTGGTGGAGGGCGTCGTCCATTCGGCAGTGGCTTCCGGCGTGACTATGACGACCGGCGGGATGACTATCGTGGCAGTGGAGATCGGTATGGAGATCGCTATGGGGATCGCTATGGTGACCGTGATGACAGATATGAGAGACGGGACGAGAGACGCGACGAGAGACGCGAGGACCGAG GCCCTACTCAAAGGCCCAAGTTAAACCTGAAGCCACGTAGTGTTCCAAAGGAGGAGGACAAGAGCAGCGCCCCTTCTGCCACCTCTGGTCGATCAGCTTCCATCTTCGGAGGAGCCAAACCAGTCGATACAGCTGCTAAGGAGCGGGAGGTGGAGGAGAGACTGAAGAAAGAGCAGGAAAGGCTGCAGAGACAGCTGGAAGAGGACAAGGGAAGAGGACCTGAGCGCAAGCCCAGGGAGAG GCATCCCAGTTGGCGAAGTGAGGACCAAGCAACAGAACGCTCACGAACAGGAAGCGAGTCATCACAACCAGGAACCACCACCAGCAGAG GCTCAAGACGCAGAGAAAGTGAGCGTTCCTTGGAGAACGAGGTTTTCAGTGGGCGTGAGGATGAGCCACCTTCTCCAGGGAGCCAATCCTCATCATCCAAGCAGGATGGGCTCCCCCTGAAAGTGGTCCCAGCTCCGCCCCCTAAAGAGAATGCCTGGGCGAAGAGAAGTGCCATGAGCAGTGGCTCTTCTGATCATGAGGTGAAATCCGGTCCTTCCAAAAG CTCTACAAGCTCGGGTGATGAGAGAGTTCCCCAAAAAGTCAAAG ATGAGAATAGAGAAGATCATCCACGTCGGGGCCGTGGGGGGGCTACAGCTCTGACAGCAGGGAAAGACCGGcgcaaagagacagacag
- the eif4ba gene encoding eukaryotic translation initiation factor 4Ba isoform X3 codes for MAASAKKKGKKGKTLTLTDFLAEDSGGNAVPSYTPSKPTSWADETDDLEGDVTTSWHTEEDAYRAPPIDRSILPTAPRAAREPNVDRSRLPRCPPYTAFLGNLPYDVTEDSIKSFFHGLSISAVRLPREPSNPERLKGFGYAEFDDVESLLRALSLNEENLGNRRIRVDIADQSNEKERDDRSMSGRDRNRSIDMGPDKTDSDWRARPSADADEGPRRDDAYGERSRDRYDSDRYRDGPRRDTERYDSGRDRYRERYDDRDRRDFDRGFDSRGGGRRPFGSGFRRDYDDRRDDYRGSGDRYGDRYGDRYGDRDDRYERRDERRDERREDRGPTQRPKLNLKPRSVPKEEDKSSAPSATSGRSASIFGGAKPVDTAAKEREVEERLKKEQERLQRQLEEDKGRGPERKPRERHPSWRSEDQATERSRTGSESSQPGTTTSRGSRRRESERSLENEVFSGREDEPPSPGSQSSSSKQDGLPLKVVPAPPPKENAWAKRSAMSSGSSDHEVKSGPSKSSTSSGDERVPQKVKEVQLSQ; via the exons ATGGCGGCTTCAG CTAAGAAGAAGGGAAAGAAGGGGAAGACCCTCACCCTAACTGATTTCTTAGCCGAGGACAGTGGGGGCAATGCTGTACCAAGTTACACCCCCTCAAAACCTACCAGCTGGGCAGATGAGACTGATGATCTGGAGGGAGACG TTACTACGTCCTGGCACACGGAGGAGGATGCGTATCGTGCACCACCCATTGATCGCTCCATCCTGCCTACAGCGCCCCGCGCTGCCCGCGAACCCAATGTAGACCGCTCACGTCTGCCGCGTTGCCCTCCATACACGGCCTTCCTGGGCAACCTGCCCTATGATGTGACAGAAGACTCCATTAAGAGCTTTTTCCACGGACTCAGT ATAAGTGCAGTGCGTCTCCCACGAGAACCCAGTAACCCGGAGCGACTGAAGGGCTTTGGCTATGCAGAGTTTGACGATGTGGAGTCTCTGCTACGTGCACTTAGTCTCAATGAGGAg AACTTGGGGAATCGTCGCATTCGTGTTGATATTGCAGATCAATCCAACGAGAAAG AGAGGGACGACCGTTCAATGTCAGGTCGAGACCGTAATCGTAGCATTGACATGGGACCAGACAAAACTGACTCAGACTGGCGAGCCCGGCCAAGTGCCGACGCGGATGAAGGGCCACGCAGGGACGATGCCTATGGAGAAA GATCCCGAGATCGCTACGACTCTGACAGGTACCGCGATGGCCCTCGTCGGGACACTGAGCGCTACGACAGTGGCAGAGACCGATACCGCGAACGCTATGATGACCGGGACCGCAGAGACTTTGATAGAG GTTTTGACTCTCGTGGTGGAGGGCGTCGTCCATTCGGCAGTGGCTTCCGGCGTGACTATGACGACCGGCGGGATGACTATCGTGGCAGTGGAGATCGGTATGGAGATCGCTATGGGGATCGCTATGGTGACCGTGATGACAGATATGAGAGACGGGACGAGAGACGCGACGAGAGACGCGAGGACCGAG GCCCTACTCAAAGGCCCAAGTTAAACCTGAAGCCACGTAGTGTTCCAAAGGAGGAGGACAAGAGCAGCGCCCCTTCTGCCACCTCTGGTCGATCAGCTTCCATCTTCGGAGGAGCCAAACCAGTCGATACAGCTGCTAAGGAGCGGGAGGTGGAGGAGAGACTGAAGAAAGAGCAGGAAAGGCTGCAGAGACAGCTGGAAGAGGACAAGGGAAGAGGACCTGAGCGCAAGCCCAGGGAGAG GCATCCCAGTTGGCGAAGTGAGGACCAAGCAACAGAACGCTCACGAACAGGAAGCGAGTCATCACAACCAGGAACCACCACCAGCAGAG GCTCAAGACGCAGAGAAAGTGAGCGTTCCTTGGAGAACGAGGTTTTCAGTGGGCGTGAGGATGAGCCACCTTCTCCAGGGAGCCAATCCTCATCATCCAAGCAGGATGGGCTCCCCCTGAAAGTGGTCCCAGCTCCGCCCCCTAAAGAGAATGCCTGGGCGAAGAGAAGTGCCATGAGCAGTGGCTCTTCTGATCATGAGGTGAAATCCGGTCCTTCCAAAAG CTCTACAAGCTCGGGTGATGAGAGAGTTCCCCAAAAAGTCAAAG